One window of Streptomyces sp. SUK 48 genomic DNA carries:
- a CDS encoding MarR family winged helix-turn-helix transcriptional regulator, whose protein sequence is MAAQTSPTASTPPTAGPPAIAEPAGAPEPPLTAIRALPSWILGRAAARGRALVADALAAEGLKMWHHVALSAVRDLAPVAQADLARGIALDPKDLVGILNDLQSAGLVVRAPDPGDRRKNAVSLTEEGGLLLERCEQAARTANEELLAPLSAAERELFMLLLTRISGTRG, encoded by the coding sequence ATGGCCGCCCAAACGTCGCCGACCGCCAGCACGCCCCCGACCGCAGGACCACCCGCGATCGCCGAGCCGGCGGGGGCGCCAGAACCTCCCCTGACCGCCATCCGGGCGCTGCCCAGCTGGATTCTCGGCCGGGCCGCCGCGCGGGGCCGGGCCCTCGTCGCCGACGCGCTCGCCGCCGAGGGCCTGAAGATGTGGCACCACGTGGCGCTCTCCGCCGTCCGCGACCTCGCGCCCGTGGCGCAGGCCGACCTCGCGCGGGGGATCGCCCTCGACCCCAAGGACCTCGTCGGCATCCTGAACGACCTGCAGAGCGCCGGCCTGGTCGTCCGCGCGCCGGATCCCGGGGACCGCCGCAAGAACGCGGTGTCCCTCACCGAGGAGGGCGGCCTGCTCCTCGAACGCTGCGAGCAGGCCGCCCGCACGGCCAACGAGGAGTTGCTCGCACCGCTGTCGGCGGCCGAACGCGAGCTGTTCATGCTCCTGTTGACGCGGATCTCCGGCACG
- a CDS encoding LysR substrate-binding domain-containing protein, translating to MYDPNQLRTFLAVAQTLSFTQAAGRLGLRQSTVSQHVRRLEDAAGRPLFARDTHSVELTEDGEAMLGFARRILQVHEQATAFFTGTRVRGRLRFGASEDFVLTRLPEILEGFRYDHPEVDLELTVELSGILHERLAAGKLDLVLAKRRPEDPRGALVWRDDLVWIGAERLRLDAERPVPLIVYPPPGLTRARAMEALERQGRDWRVVCTSGSLNGLIAAARAGLGVMAHARRLIPPGLFRLPERAGLPELGKVDFVLAHGRHRPGTQEAADALAAAVLAGGERLRRHGG from the coding sequence GTGTACGACCCGAATCAGCTGCGGACCTTCCTCGCGGTCGCCCAGACGCTGAGCTTCACCCAGGCGGCGGGGCGCCTGGGCCTGCGCCAGTCCACGGTGAGCCAGCATGTGCGCAGGCTGGAGGACGCGGCGGGGCGTCCGCTGTTCGCCCGGGACACCCACTCCGTGGAGCTGACCGAGGACGGCGAGGCGATGCTGGGCTTCGCGCGCCGGATTCTTCAGGTGCACGAGCAGGCGACGGCGTTCTTCACCGGGACCCGGGTGCGCGGGCGGCTGCGGTTCGGCGCGTCGGAGGACTTCGTGCTGACCCGGCTGCCGGAGATCCTGGAGGGCTTCCGTTACGACCATCCCGAGGTCGATCTGGAGCTGACGGTCGAGCTGTCGGGGATCCTGCACGAGCGGCTGGCCGCTGGGAAGCTCGATCTGGTGCTGGCCAAGCGGCGCCCGGAGGATCCGCGCGGGGCGCTGGTGTGGCGCGACGACCTGGTGTGGATCGGCGCCGAGCGACTGCGCCTGGACGCCGAGCGGCCGGTCCCGCTGATCGTGTATCCGCCGCCCGGCCTCACCCGGGCGCGGGCCATGGAGGCGCTGGAGCGGCAGGGGCGCGACTGGCGGGTCGTCTGCACCAGCGGCAGCCTCAACGGGCTGATCGCCGCGGCCCGGGCGGGGCTCGGGGTGATGGCGCACGCGCGCCGGCTGATCCCGCCGGGCCTGTTCCGGCTGCCGGAGCGGGCGGGGCTGCCGGAGCTCGGCAAGGTCGACTTCGTGCTCGCGCACGGCCGCCACCGGCCCGGGACGCAGGAGGCGGCGGACGCCCTCGCGGCGGCGGTCCTGGCGGGCGGGGAGCGGCTGCGGCGCCATGGCGGCTGA
- a CDS encoding bile acid:sodium symporter family protein: MTRLRWPSWMPIDPYIVLLLGTVGLAALFPAHGTGATVASGASTAAIAFLFFLYGARLSTREALDGLRHWRLHVTVLACTFLVFPALGLAARATVPVLLTQPLYQGLLFLTLVPSTIQSSIAFTSIARGNVPAAICAGSFSSLVGIVLTPLLAAVLLGNSGGGFSADSLVKIVLQLLVPFLAGQLLRRWIGPFITRHKKVLGLVDRGSILLVVYTAFSEGMIQGIWHQVSPARLGALLLVEAVVLAVMLVGTWYGGRALGFGRADRIAIQFAGSKKSLAAGLPMASVLFGAHASLAVLPLMLFHQMQLMVCAVIAKRRAHDPGVEDEDADRGAGAEAGDGAGGSAAHPVQGQPQNGVLR; the protein is encoded by the coding sequence GTGACACGCCTGCGCTGGCCGAGCTGGATGCCGATCGACCCGTACATCGTGCTGCTCCTCGGCACGGTGGGCCTCGCCGCCCTGTTCCCGGCCCATGGCACCGGCGCCACCGTGGCCTCGGGCGCCTCGACCGCCGCGATCGCCTTCCTCTTCTTCCTCTACGGCGCCCGCCTCTCCACCCGCGAGGCACTCGACGGACTGCGCCACTGGCGGCTCCATGTCACCGTGCTGGCCTGCACCTTCCTCGTCTTCCCCGCGCTCGGCCTGGCCGCCCGCGCCACCGTGCCGGTGCTCCTCACCCAGCCCCTCTACCAGGGCCTGCTCTTCCTGACCCTGGTGCCGTCCACGATCCAGTCGTCCATCGCCTTCACCTCCATCGCCCGCGGAAACGTGCCCGCCGCCATCTGCGCCGGCTCCTTCTCCTCCCTGGTCGGCATCGTCCTCACCCCGCTGCTGGCGGCCGTGCTGCTCGGCAACAGCGGCGGCGGGTTCTCCGCCGACTCCCTCGTCAAGATCGTGCTCCAGCTGCTGGTGCCGTTCCTCGCCGGGCAGCTGCTGCGGCGCTGGATCGGCCCCTTCATCACCCGGCACAAGAAGGTCCTCGGACTGGTCGACCGCGGCTCCATCCTGCTCGTCGTCTACACCGCGTTCAGCGAAGGCATGATCCAGGGCATCTGGCACCAGGTCAGCCCCGCCCGGCTCGGCGCGCTCCTCCTGGTCGAGGCCGTGGTGCTCGCCGTGATGCTGGTCGGGACCTGGTACGGCGGCCGGGCGCTGGGCTTCGGCCGGGCGGACCGGATCGCCATCCAGTTCGCCGGCTCCAAGAAGTCCCTCGCCGCCGGCCTGCCCATGGCGAGCGTCCTCTTCGGCGCCCATGCCTCCCTGGCCGTGCTCCCGCTGATGCTCTTCCACCAGATGCAGCTGATGGTGTGCGCGGTCATCGCCAAGCGCCGCGCCCATGACCCGGGCGTCGAGGACGAGGACGCCGACCGGGGCGCCGGGGCCGAGGCGGGCGACGGCGCCGGGGGCTCAGCTGCGCACCCGGTCCAGGGGCAGCCACAGAACGGTGTGCTGCGGTGA
- a CDS encoding zinc-binding dehydrogenase, with protein MRRVRYDSPGGPLFTEKADVPEPGPGQLLVRCAAIGVTLPVVRKVREAAEPIPLGGELAGEVVAVGAGVTRFRPGDRVTGLCFGHGYADYAVLDEPMASPVPEGATEVDAVALVRSGLVALGALSAARPEPGESVLVTAAASGVGHLAVQLARARGAGRVVGAVSDPAKAEFVRSLGADDCVRYADDSWGDPVDCALDAVGGELLTPAVAALAPHGRLVAYSSGGGTIRAYDLLVGARSVTGFQLALIARGRPELYERWRRELWRLFAEGSVRPVVHAEFALAEAARAHAAIETRSNLGKVVLRP; from the coding sequence ATGCGTCGCGTCCGGTACGACTCCCCCGGCGGCCCCCTGTTCACGGAGAAGGCCGACGTCCCCGAACCCGGGCCCGGGCAACTGCTCGTGCGCTGCGCCGCGATCGGGGTCACGCTGCCGGTCGTCCGCAAGGTGCGCGAGGCCGCCGAGCCGATACCGCTGGGCGGTGAACTGGCGGGCGAGGTGGTGGCGGTCGGCGCCGGGGTGACCCGCTTCCGGCCCGGCGACCGGGTGACGGGGCTGTGCTTCGGACACGGGTACGCCGATTACGCGGTGCTGGACGAGCCCATGGCCTCACCGGTCCCGGAGGGCGCCACCGAGGTGGACGCGGTCGCGCTGGTGCGCAGCGGACTGGTCGCGCTCGGCGCCCTGTCGGCGGCGCGGCCCGAGCCGGGCGAATCGGTGCTGGTGACGGCGGCGGCGAGCGGGGTGGGACACCTGGCGGTGCAGCTGGCGCGGGCGCGGGGAGCCGGGCGCGTGGTGGGAGCCGTGTCCGACCCGGCGAAGGCGGAGTTCGTGCGCTCCCTCGGCGCGGACGACTGCGTCCGGTATGCCGACGACAGCTGGGGAGACCCCGTGGACTGCGCCCTGGACGCGGTCGGCGGCGAGCTGCTCACCCCCGCCGTCGCCGCCCTCGCCCCGCACGGCCGGCTGGTCGCCTACAGCTCGGGCGGGGGCACGATCCGGGCGTACGACCTCCTCGTGGGCGCCAGGTCGGTGACCGGCTTCCAGCTGGCGCTGATCGCCCGCGGCCGTCCCGAGCTGTACGAGCGATGGCGCCGGGAGCTGTGGCGGCTGTTCGCGGAGGGGAGCGTACGGCCCGTCGTGCACGCGGAGTTCGCCCTGGCGGAGGCGGCGCGGGCGCACGCGGCGATAGAGACACGGTCCAACCTGGGCAAGGTCGTGCTGCGGCCATGA
- a CDS encoding exo-alpha-sialidase, with protein sequence MPSCLRARLRSVLAAAAVMTAALLAPLLPAQPAHARPAQQHQRAREAAGSPEFEQQVLFRASQDPGYACFRIPAVVRTKDGTLLAFAEGRVLNCGDAADIDIVVERSTDGGRTWSPPRVVTEGAGDTHGNPAPIVDRATGRVWLAETYNTGRTDSAGCSVPCDRTPHLQYSDDDGLTWSAPRDLSPEILPADWNSWYATGPVHGIQLTKGRYAGRLVFGVNAESWNGSRITANHAALVVSDDHGGHWRIGATDTWPIADDGTFRQKPSELTLAEREDGSILVSGRETDGTDLGQRTQTTSRDGGNSFTAPFRALPDLYTPQVQGSVLRLGDRLLLSCPADPDRRRTMMIRSSYDGGRTWDSVDRGTVVTTDWSGYSDLVRIAGDTVGLLYEGGAVDARDEIRFARFTEDWLAPRRGPDPVTPDLAPGARPAAVLGGARETDGVRGGALAFDGTDDAVRLPYRASLALGAKDFTASLWFRYTATTGEQPLLWMGGIGTSEPQVWLRGEPANHRIQGLITARDGAAAPRTVSVRTDGAYNDGRWHHAVLRRGGGTLSLFVDGATQASVADVPGSVSRDSAFGVHLGQRMDSRAFFTGAIDEVHVWDRALTDQELADPKALRSPQHTVLWLPLDRVRS encoded by the coding sequence GTGCCGTCATGTCTTCGCGCCCGACTCAGATCCGTACTCGCCGCGGCCGCCGTCATGACGGCCGCACTGCTCGCGCCCCTGCTGCCGGCCCAGCCGGCCCACGCCCGACCGGCCCAGCAGCACCAGCGGGCCCGAGAGGCTGCGGGTTCGCCCGAGTTCGAGCAGCAGGTGCTCTTCCGGGCGTCCCAGGACCCGGGGTACGCCTGCTTCCGCATCCCGGCGGTCGTCAGGACGAAGGACGGGACGCTGCTGGCCTTCGCCGAGGGCCGGGTGCTCAACTGCGGGGACGCCGCCGACATCGACATCGTGGTCGAACGGTCCACCGACGGCGGCCGCACCTGGAGCCCGCCGCGGGTCGTCACCGAGGGGGCGGGCGACACCCACGGCAACCCGGCGCCGATCGTGGACCGCGCGACGGGCCGTGTCTGGCTCGCCGAGACGTACAACACCGGGCGCACGGACAGCGCCGGCTGCTCGGTCCCCTGCGACCGCACCCCGCACCTCCAGTACAGCGACGACGACGGCCTGACCTGGTCCGCGCCGCGCGATCTGAGCCCCGAGATCCTGCCCGCCGACTGGAACTCCTGGTACGCGACCGGTCCGGTGCACGGAATACAGCTGACCAAGGGGCGGTACGCGGGCCGGCTGGTGTTCGGGGTCAACGCCGAGAGCTGGAACGGCAGCCGGATCACCGCCAACCACGCGGCGCTCGTCGTCAGCGACGACCACGGTGGCCACTGGCGGATCGGCGCCACCGACACCTGGCCCATCGCGGACGACGGCACCTTCCGGCAGAAGCCGTCCGAACTGACCCTCGCCGAGCGCGAGGACGGCTCGATCCTGGTCAGCGGCCGGGAGACGGACGGCACCGACCTCGGCCAGCGCACCCAGACCACCAGCCGCGACGGCGGGAACAGCTTCACCGCGCCCTTCCGCGCGCTGCCCGACCTGTACACCCCGCAGGTGCAGGGGTCGGTCCTGCGCCTGGGCGACCGCCTGCTGCTGTCCTGCCCCGCCGACCCCGACCGGCGCCGCACCATGATGATCCGCTCCTCGTACGACGGCGGCCGCACCTGGGACAGCGTGGACCGGGGCACGGTCGTCACCACCGACTGGTCCGGCTACTCCGACCTGGTGCGGATCGCCGGCGACACCGTGGGCCTGCTCTACGAGGGCGGGGCGGTGGACGCGCGGGACGAGATCCGCTTCGCCCGGTTCACCGAGGACTGGCTCGCCCCGCGCCGTGGCCCCGACCCGGTCACCCCGGATCTGGCCCCGGGTGCCCGCCCGGCCGCGGTGCTCGGCGGCGCGCGGGAGACGGACGGCGTCCGCGGGGGCGCGCTCGCCTTCGACGGCACGGACGACGCCGTACGGCTGCCGTACCGCGCGAGCCTTGCCCTGGGGGCGAAGGACTTCACCGCGTCGCTGTGGTTCCGGTACACGGCGACGACCGGTGAGCAGCCGCTGTTGTGGATGGGCGGGATCGGGACCAGCGAGCCGCAGGTGTGGCTGCGCGGCGAGCCGGCGAACCATCGGATACAGGGGCTGATCACCGCCCGGGACGGCGCGGCGGCACCACGGACGGTGTCGGTGCGCACGGACGGCGCGTACAACGACGGCCGGTGGCACCACGCGGTGCTGCGCCGGGGCGGCGGGACGCTGTCGCTGTTCGTCGACGGGGCGACGCAGGCTTCCGTGGCCGATGTGCCGGGCTCGGTGAGCCGTGACTCGGCCTTCGGTGTGCACCTGGGCCAGCGGATGGACAGCCGGGCCTTCTTCACCGGGGCGATCGACGAGGTGCATGTCTGGGACCGGGCACTCACCGATCAGGAGCTGGCGGACCCGAAGGCGCTGCGGTCACCGCAGCACACCGTTCTGTGGCTGCCCCTGGACCGGGTGCGCAGCTGA